TACGGCCAGCCGGAGACGGATTACTACTACGCCGAGCTGTCCCTGGCCGACAGCGCCTCCTGGGACGCGAACGGCAATCACGCCTACGGCGAGGATTCCGACCCGATCGACTTCTACGCCGAAGTGAACGTGGGCCGCATCCCCTGGAGCGACGCAACGACCGTGCAAAGCATCTGCCAGAAGTCGGTGGCCTATGAGCAGAACGAGGACCCGACGTTCAAGCGGAACATGCTGCTGCTCGGGGCCTACTTCTGGGATGACACCGACAACGCCGTGCTGATGGAAGCCAAGGTGGACCAGCCATGGATGACGGGCTGGACGCTCACGCGGATGTACGAAAAGAACTCGGGTTACATGTCGACGTACCCGTGCGACTATCCGCTGCTGCAGAGCAACGTCATGGCCGTCTGGCCGGCGGGCAAGTTCGCGTTCGTCAACTGGGCCGGGCACGGCTCGCCCACGTCGGCGCACATCCTGGGGCTGGGCGCGCCGGCGTTCATCGCCGCCAGCGACTGCCCGGCGCTGAACGACAACTACCCCGCGATCATCTTCGCGGATGCGTGCAGCAACTCGGACACCGATGAGCTCAACATCGGCCAGGCGATGTTGAAGCAGGGGGCGGTGGGGTTCGTCGGGGCCACGAAGGTCGCGTACGGCTGCCCCGGCTGGACCGGCCCGACTAGCGGCTCCAGCCAGTCCATGGACTATTTCTTCACGACCGGCCTGACCTCGGGCGAATACACGCAGGGCGAGTCGCACCAGGCGGCCCTGCGCCAGATGTACACGCTGGGGCTGTGGGACGCGCTGAAGTACGAGACGTTTGAGTGGGGCGCCCTGTGGGGCAACCCGGACTTGCGCATGTTGCCGCCGCCGCCGCTGACCATTCGCCTGGTCGAAGATCCGCCGCAGTACGTGGTCCCCGGTGAAACGACGGCGTTGCACGTCGAGATCAACAACGGCACCGAGACGTACGCGCCCGGCACGGGCCTGCTGTACTACCGCTATAACGACGGCCCGTACCTGACTGCACCGCTCGTGCCCCAGCTCGGCAACGTGTTCCTCGCGACGCTGCCGGCGACGCCGTGCGGCAAGACGCTGTGCTATTACGTCTCGGCGGCTTCGACGGTGGGGACGGTGGTGACGGCCCCGTCCGACGCGCCGGCCGCGACCTACCAGTCGGCGGCGATCCCGATCGTGACGGTGTACAACAAAGACATGAGCACCAATCCGGGCTGGGTCAAGCTTCCGAACACGGCGGCCAACCAGTGGGCGTGGGGCCATCCGAACGGCGGCGGCGGCGAGTACGGCGCCGCGGACCCCGCCAACGGCTACACCGGCGCGAACGTGGTGGGCTACAACCTGAACGGCGATTACGCCAACGGCCTCTCGGAAATGAACATCACGACGACGGTGATGAACTGCTCCGGGCTGACCGGCGTAAGGCTGTCCTTCTACCGCTGGCTGGGCGTCGAGTCGCCGACGTATGATCACGCCTACATCCGCATCACCACCAACGGCAGCTCGTGGAACACCGTCTGGCAGAACACGGGTACCGTGGACGATGGCGCGTGGGTTTACCAGGAATATGACCTGTCGGCGTACGCGGACAATCGCCCGACCGTGCAGCTCCGTTGGACGATGGGCGTGACCGATAGTGCGTGGCGCTACTGCGGGTGGAACATCGACGATGTGAAGGTCTGGGCGGCCGACCCGACCGCGTGCCCGGATGTTGTCGGTGACCTGAACTGCGACGGTGAGGTCACGTTCGGCGACATCAACCCGTTTATTCTGGCGTTGACGAACCCAGTCGCCTACGCGGATGCGTACCCGGACTGCGACGTGAACCTGGCGGATGTGAACGACGATGGCACGGTGAGCTTCGGCGACATCAATCCGTTCGTGCTGCTGCTGTCCGGGCAGTAGCCGGTCCGCCATGAGTTGCGGTTACTCCGGCCAGCATTGGGTCTCCGTGCCCAGCGCTGGCCGGTTCACTTGCCCCCGCGTGGATAATACGGGCCAATGGGTAGTATGGGCCAATAGGTGGTATGGGCATCTTGCCCGTTCATACGATGGGCGGGACGCCCGTACCAGCCCAGTTATGGCCTGCGTTCAGCCAGGCAGGGCAGCAGCGATCGTCAACGTGCCCTGCCCGTCCCCTGGCAGTCTGGACAGATGATCGTACCCCCCTTGCAGTGCGGGCACTTGCCCGTGTGAAGCTCGTATTCGCCCCGTCCGTGGCAGCGCGGGCAGATCACCTGGCCGCGCAGCTCCGTCGCCGGCGCTTCGGCGGACCACTCGCCTCCCTCGCCGTCGGCGACCGCGCCGGCGTAAACCGGATGCGCAAACACCAGTCCGCTGTCGCGGCATACCCACAACGGCACGCACCGCGGGCAGTCCACGTACCCCTGCGCAACGCCGTGCTCGTCTGCGCACGCGCGGCACGGTCGGCGCTCGGTGCGCACGACGACGCCGTTTTCGCGGATTTCGACCGTTTCGAAGCGCGTGCCCTGGCAGCGCTGGCACTTGATTCGGCCGGTGCCGTGGCATTCACCGCAGGGACGGTAGCCGCGGCCATCGCAGCCCACTTGTCCGTGGGCGGTACAGGGCAGCAAGGTTGTATGCGGCACGTGCCAGCGGCCCTGACAAACCGGGCACGTGACGCGCCCGCGCCCGTGGCAGCGCTCGCAGGGTGGCCGGCGCAGCGGACCGGTGGACAGACCCACCGCCAGGCAGGTGGCGACCGCCAGACTCAGGAGGTAAGCCAGGTTTCTCATCCCGCAGACACCGCTGCTTCGTCGCCGTCCCGCCCCTGCGTACTGGCCCTGGCTTCAGCTCATCCAGGGCGCTGCCAGTATAACCGCCGCGAACGGCTGGACAAGCGCGAACTATCGGCCGTGGAAGGCCTGTATGTGCGCGGTGAAGCGCGGTCCGTATTCGCGCAGCTTCTGCGCGCCGACCCCGTGCACCGCGCGGAACTCCGCCAGCGTGCGCGGCCGCCGGCGGGCCATGTCGCGTAAGGCGGCGTCGCCGAAGATTACGAACGCGGGCACGCCGCGCTCCGCGGCCAGCGTGCGGCGCAAGGCGCGCAGGCTCTCGTAGAGCGCGCGGTCCACGCCGTCCCACGCGTTGGCCTGCACCTGGGTAGCCTTGACGACGCGCTCCCGTGGCAACGTGAGTCGCACGTGGCGCTCGCCGCGCAGCACGGCCCACGACGTGGCGTTGAGCTTGAGCAGTGGGCGGTCGGTCGTGGTGCGGTCGAGCACGCCTTGTTCGACCAGTTGAAACACGAGGTTGGTCAGTTTCTTCGGGTCCAGCTCGCGCAGCAGACCGAATGTGCTGAGCCGGTCATGACCGAAGGCGCGCACGTTGCGGTCGTTGTTGCCGGTGAGCACCTTGACTATGTGCACGAGGCCGAAACGCTGCTCGACCCGCGCGACGCACGAGAGGATCTTCTGCGCGATGACCGTTGCTTCCTCGTCGACTTCGCCCTCGTCGAGGCACACGTCGCACGCGCCGCACTTCGCCGCGGCGTAGGGCTGGCCGAAGTACTCCGACAGCAGCTTGTGCCGGCAGACGTAGCCCGCCGCGTAGGCCCGCATGTGACCCAGCAGCTCCAGCCCGGCGGCAATGACCTCCTCGGGCCGGTCGGCGTCGGTGGCGCTCTTGCGGATCAGGCTCTCCCAGCGGATCGCGTCGGCCGCGGAGTAGAGCAGCACGCACTCGGCTTCCAGTCCGTCGCGTCCGGCGCGGCCCGTCTCCTGCTGGTAGTGCTCGATGGACTTCGGCAGGGCGGCGTGGAGTACGCAGCGCACGTCGCTGCGGTCGATGCCCATGCCGAACGCGACCGTGGCGACGATGACGTCGAGCTCCTCGCGCGAAAAGCGCTCCTGCGCCAAGCGGCGCTGCTCGGCATCCAGACCCGCGTGGTAGCACGCGGCGCGGATACCGGCCGTCGCCAGGTGGCGGGCCAGGGTCTCCGTCTCGCGGCGCGTGATGCAATAGACGATCACGGCCTGGTTGGCATGTCGCCGGACGACCTCCAGCGCCTGCTGCTCGATGTCCAAGCGCGGGATCACGCGATAGACCAGGTTCGGCCGGTCGAACGTGCCGACCAGCACGGCGGGGTGCGCGAGACGCAACTGCGCCACGATGTCCTGCCGGACGCGCTCGGTTGCGGTCGCGGTGTACGCATGAACGCTCGCGCGCGGGAACCGCTCCTTGAGCACAGCGAGCTGGCGGTACTCGCGGCGAAAATCGTGGCCCCAGTGGCTGATACAGTGGGCTTCATCGATCGCGAACGCGCGGACCGGCAGCCGGTCGAGCAGCTCGAAGAAGCCGGGCGTCAACAGGCGTTCGGGCGCGACGAAGACCAGCCGGCAAGCACCCTGGCTGATTTCCCGCTCGATCTCCCGCTGAACGCCGATCGGCAGCCCGCTATGGAGCGCCGCCGCCGGGTAGCCGCACTGCCGCAGCCCATCCACCTGGTCTTTCATCAGTGAGATCAGCGGGGAAACGACGACGTCGGTGCGGCCGAGGATGGCGGGCGGAACCTGGTAGCACAGCGATTTCCCGCCGCCGGTGGGGAGCACGACCAGCGAATCGCGCTGCTCGAGACCCGCGCGGATCGCTTCCTCTTGCAGTGGACGCAGCCGGTCGTAGCCCCAGTACTTGTGCACGGTGGCAAGGATGTCGGGGACCCTGGTTGGCGTGGGCGGCGCGAGCATGATTGCCATGCTAGCATCAGAAGTGCGCTGCGGCCACGCACGGCAGCGGGTTGACACCGGTTGGCGAGCGGTTGAGAGTAGCCGCTGCAGCCGGCGGGCGCGATGGAGAAAGTCACGTGCAGGCGTATTGCTTTGACGATTTTGGGACCGAGCACCTCAAGCTCAAGGACGTGGAGACTCCGCGACCGGGGCCGGGCCAGGTGGTCGTCGACGTGCGGGCGCTGAGCCTGAACTACCGCGACCTGCTCGTCGTGCAGGGCCAGTACAACCCGCGGCTGAAGCGGCCGGCGACGCCGATCAGCGACGGGGCCGGCGTCGTGTCGGCCGTCGGACCGGACGTCACCCGCGTGCGCGTTGGCGACCGCGTCGTGTCGCACTTCGTCGCCGACTGGCTGGACGGGCCGTTTCACGAGCGCTACGTGACCACCACACTCGGTACGCCGGGCGCGGGGCTCGCGGCCGAGCAGGCGTTGTTGCCGGCCGAGGCGGTGCTGCCGATCCCGGCCGGCTATGACTTCGCGCAGGCGGCCACGTTGCCGATCGCGGCGTTGACGGCATGGAGTGCGCTCATCACTGTCGGCGCCGTGCAGCCCGGGCAGACGGTGCTGACGCTGGGGACGGGCGGCGTTGCGATTTTCACCGTGCAGCTCGCGCGGGGGTTGGGTGCGCGGGTCATCATCACCAGCAGCCGCAACGACAAGCTGGAGCGTGCGCGGCAACTCGGGGCGGACCACACGATCAACTATCGCGAAACGCCGGAGTGGGATCAGGCGGTCCGCGAACTGACCGGCGGCGCGGGCGTGGACCTGACCGTCGAGACGGTGGGGCCGGGGACGCTGGACCGGTCGATGAAGGCCACGCGGGCCGGCGGCCGGATCGCATTGCTGGGCGCGCTGACCGGTCGCCAAGGTCCCGTGACGACCGGCCTGATCCTGATGAAACGGCTGCGGATCGAAGGGATCATGGTGGACTCGCGGGCGGCGTTCGAGCAGATGAACCGCTTTCTGGCAACGCATCACATCGAGCCGGTGATCGATCGGCGGTTCGCGTTCGCGCAATTGCCAGAGGCGTTTCGCTGCCTGGCGGCTGGCGAGCATTTCGGCAAGATCGTGGTGACGGTCGCGGCGTAACGGCATGGCAGGCACGGGCACGATCCTCGGCATCGAGACTTCCTGCGACGAGACGTCGGCCGCGGTGGTTGTCGGCGGCCGGGAAGTGCGCAGCAACCTGGTCAGCTCGCAAGTGCCGCTGCACGCGAAGTACGGGGGGGTCGTGCCGGAGATTGCCTCGCGGGCACACATTGAGCAGATCCGCCCGATCGTGGAGGAAGCGCTCGCCGCCGCCAAGGTCGGCTACGCCGCCGTCGACGCAATTGCCGTGACGGCGGGGCCAGGCCTGGTGGGCTCGCTGCTGATTGGCGTGACGGCGGCGAAGACGCTGGCGCTGACCTGCGATCGGCCGCTCGTCGCGGTGGATCACATCGAGGCGCACGCGACGAGCGCGGCGCTGCTGAGCGAGACGCCGCCGTGGCCGGCCGTGGCCCTCGTGGTGAGCGGTGGGCACACGTCGCTTTACCTGGTGCGCGACTTCTTCGACATCGAGCTGCTCGGGCAAACGGTGGACGATGCGGCGGGCGAGGCGTTCGACAAGGTGGCGGCGATCCTGGAGCTGGGGTACCCGGGCGGGCCGGTGATCGATCGCGTGGCCCGCGACGGGAACCCGAAGGCGATCCGTTTCCCGCGCACCTGGCTGAAGAAGCCGCACTTCGATTTCTCGTTCAGCGGCCTCAAGACGGCGGTGCTCTACCATGTTTACGGCGCGGGGCAGAAGTACGGCTCGGTCGCGCACCTGAGTCCCGGGGAACTGGCGGACGTCGCGGCGAGCTTTCAGGCGGCGCTCGTGCAGACGCTGGCGACCAAGACGGTGGCGGCGGCGCGGCACACGGGCGTGTCGCACGTGGTGGTCGGTGGCGGTGTGGCGACGAATTCGGCCTTGCGCGCCGAGCTGCAGGCCGCGTGCACGCCGGCCGGCCTGCAATTGCACCTCACCCCGCTGGAGTATTGCACGGACAACGCGGCGATGGTGGCGGCCCTCGGATATCGCCGCTGGCAGCGGGGTGACGTGGCGGATTTGTGGCTGGAGCCGCGGGCGGGGTTGTTGCGACCGCCGCTGCGGCGTGACGCGCGCGCATAGCGCTGGGCATTGGAGACACAGATGGCGGAGCACTATCTCGGCGTCGATATCGGCACGAGCGGGACGAAGGCACTGCTGCTGGAGGCGGGCGGGCGCGTCCGGGCGACGGCGACGGTGTCCCATCCGAGCCTGTTCCCGCGGCCCGGGTGGTCCGAGCAGCGGCCGGATGACTGGTGGCGGTCGGCGTGTGCGGCGATCAAGCTTGCGCTGCGCAAGGGCCGCGTCAGCCGCGACGACGTGGCGGGTGTCGGCCTGTCCGGCCAGATGCACGGCAGCGTGTTTCTCGACGCGCATGGGCGCGTGCTGTGCAACGCCCTGCTCTGGAACGACCAGCGGACCGGCGCGGAGTGCGTGGAGCTGGAGCGCCGGGCCGGCGGGCGCGAGGAGCTGATTCGCCTGGTCCGCAATCCGGCTCTCACGGGCTACCAGGCGCCGAAGATCCTCTGGCTGCGGGCGCATCAGCCGAAACTGTTCAACCGCGTGCGGGCGGTGCTGCTGCCGAAGGACTACATCAACTTCCGCCTCACCGGCGTGTTGAACAGTGATGTCTCGGACGCTTCGGGGACGCTGCTCTTCGATGTCGCCAACCGACGGTGGTCCACGGAGCTCATGCGCCGCCTGGAGTTGGAGCCAGCGTTATTCCCAGCGGTCGACGAATCGTGTGCCATCATCGGGGCGGTGACGGCCATCGCGGCGCGGGCGACCGGCCTGCGCGCGGGAACGCCGGTCGTCGCGGGCGCCGGCGATCAGGCGGCGGCGGCGGTGGGGACGGGTGTCGTGCGCCCCGGAATCGTCTCGGCGACGATGGGGACCAGCGGCGTCGTGTTCGCGCACAGTGCCACGCCGGTGCCGAACGATGCGGGTCTGCTGCAGTCCTTCTGCCATGCGGTGCCCGGCGCGTGGTGCGTGTTTGGCTGCATGCTCTCGGCGGGCGGGAGCCTGCAATGGGCGCGCGAGGTGCTGTACGCGGACCGGCTGGCGGCGGCCAGGACCGACGCGGCGCGCGACGCCATTTACACGGCGATGATTGCGGAGGCGGCCAGGACCGACGGCGACGATGCGCTGGTTTTCCACCCGTACTTGACGGGTGAGCGGTGCCCGTATGCGCACCCGCACGCGCGGGCCGCGTTCGTCGGACTGACGCGCAGCCACGGGCGCGGAGCGCTGGTCCGTGCCGTGCTCGAGGGCATCACGCTGGGCATGGGGCGGCAGATCGAGCTCATGCGCGGCCTGGGTGTGCCATTGCGCGAGGTGCGTCTCGGTGGCGGCGGTGCCCGCAACGCCTGGTGGCGGCAGTTGCAGGCGGACGTCTACGGCTGTCGGTGCGTGGCGATGCGCTCGGAGGAAGGCTCGGCCCTGGGCGCGGCACTGCTCGCAGCGGTCGGCGGCGGCAGGTTCCGAACCGTGGCAGCGGCGAGTCGCGTCGCGGCGCAGGTGCGCGCGGTGCACAAGCCGGTCGCGGCGCGGACCCGCCGCTATGCGGTGCTGGCGGCGCGGCTGCGGACGACATATGAAACACTGGAGCCGCTCTACTGCGGAGCGGAAGGGTAGTGTTGCACCTTGGGATTACTTCCGTACGGGCGGTACGAGCATCTTGCCCGTTCCGGATGGGTGGTACGGGCAGCCTGCTCGTGGCTGTGACGGGCGAGACGCCCGTACCACGCAGGCAGGAGGCACCACTCGGCCGAAAGAGCGCACCGCCATGTCCGCGCCACACCGACCATTGACGAGTGCCGACCTGCTGTCGCAGGGCCCGCTCCGGCGGCTCGGGCGGCGCGTGTTCCTGCACGACACGCTCGATAGCACGAATCGGTTTCTGCTGGACCATGCGGCCGATGCGGGCGACGGGGCGGTCGCGTGCGCGGAGTCGCAGAGCGCCGGCCGCGGCCGACTCGGACGTCGCTGGGAGGCGCCGCGTGGCTCGTCCGTGTTGCTGAGCGTGCTGTTGCACGAGCCGGCGGACACGCCGCTGCTTTCGCAGGGCGCGCTCCTGGCGTCCGTCGCGGCATGTGAGGCGGTCGCCGCCGCCACGGATTGCAGCCCGGTCGTGCGCTGGCCGAACGACGTGGTGCTGAACGGCCGCAAGCTGGGAGGTGTGCTGGCGGAGTCGTGTGCGCTGCGGACGGCGGAGGGCGCGGCGCGCCGGGCGGTGGTGATCGGGATCGGCCTGAACTGCCTGCAGCAGCGGGGGCACTTTGCCGGCGAGTTCGCGGACCGTGCGACGTCGCTCGAGTGCGAGTCGCGCCACGCCGTGGATCGGGCGCTGGTCGCGGGGCATCTGCTCGCGCGGCTGGATACGTGGCTGGCCATGTGCAACGTCGTGGAAGGCGGCTGGCAGCGCATGCGCACGACCTGGCGCAAACATTGCGAGGACATCGGCACGCGCGTCACGCTCGAACACGATGGCCGAACTTTCGCTGGCACAGCGCTGGATCTCGACGACCAGGGCGATCTGATTGTGCAACTGGACCACGGGGGAAGGAGACACTTTGCCGCCACGACCACGACGCGCGCCGGGTAGGTCCGGGCCTTCCAACGCTGCGGGTCCCACGACCGCCACGGCGGGCGCGCAGGTCACCGTCTGCGCGGCTCTGTGTGCCCTCGCGGCCGCGACCGGCGTGGTGCGCGTGCTCGGCGAGCTCACCGAGCAGTTGAACACCGCGCGAGCCGCGGTCGGCTACGGCGGTGCCGCGATTTGCATCGGAGCCTTCTTCGGGCTGGTGGTTCCGCGGCGGATCATCCGGCGGCGGCTCGGTGGCGAGGCCGATTCCCACGGTGGTGCCGGCCCGGGCGTGCGGTTTGAATTCGCCGCGACGCTCGCGGGCGTGCTGATCCTGTGCCTGGCCCTGGTCTGGACGGGGCTGCTCGGTCTGGCGTCGGGATTGGAAAGTTACCGCATCCTGCTCACGCACCGGTTTGTCCACCCGCCGGGCGTCACGCGCCTGCTGTTGGTGGCGCCGGTTGGCCTGGGACTGGCGCTGCTCGGGGCCGCCGGAAGCACCCTGCTGGTGGCGCTGCATGGGTGGCTGCGACTGCTGCAAAAAGACCCGGCTGGCGTGACGCGCCTCTGGATGGCGATGCTGGCTGCGATGGCGCTTGGAGCTGGGCTCGCGGCGTGGCTGCCGCAGCGGTCGGTGCTGAATCTCACGACACTGCTGGCGACCTTCGGGGCCGCACTGGTCGCGGTTGGCCGCCGGAGCCCGGGGCGCGCCGCCGTGGACGTCCAGCACACCCCGCACATCGGGCCAAGCGCACTCGCCGCGCCGCTTGGCAGCGTGGCACTGGTCTCGCTCTCGACCGGTGCAGGCGCGACGGCAGACGCGGTGGACAGCTTTGTTTCGGCGGGCACGCTCGGTTGGGGTTTGCTGCTGCTGGTCGGTGCCGCGCTGCTCGGGTTGCTGGGCACGCGCGTCGCGCGGCGGGTCGCGCTTGGCGCGGACTTGGCGGTTCCGCTGCTTCTGCTGGCGAGCGGTGTCGCCTGGAGCCTGCCGTACCGCCCGGGCGCGGGGGCCGGCCGCCTGGCGCTGCTGGGCCTGCTGGCGGCGGCGTGCGTGGTGCTGGTCGGGCGGCGCATCGCAAACGTCGCCGGGCGCATTCAGCCCGCCGTGGCCTGGCTGGGAGCGGCGGTGACGGCGGGGCTCGGAGTCGGGTTCGCACTGACATCCCTATGGCTGCGTGCACACGCGGTGTCCGGCGTGGCCGGCGCGTCCGCGTTGGTGATGGCCGTGGCGGCCGGGCTCAGCCTGTGCATATCACGCACGGTGTCGCGACCGTTGCGGCGGTGGGGAATGGCTGTGATCGCACTCTGGTTCATCGGGCTGCTGACTGGAATGCGCATCTGGTTTCCCCAGGACGCGTCGACCTTGTCGACGTCGGACCCGGGGCCGGCGACGCAGGTTGGGCGTCGCCTGCTTGGGGGCGCGGATGCGCGCGCGACCATGGTGTATGCCGAGCGCGGCGGCACCGATCGGAGCCGGCCCATCGCGGGTGATGTGGACCTTGGGGGGCCGCGCTGGGATGTGGTTGTGGTGGCGGCCGAGCCGGGGGGCTTCGCGCTGGGCTCCGAACGCGCCGGGCAGTTGCTGCGCCGCTGCCACCGGGCCCTGCGGCCGGGCGGGCGGCTGTTCATCGAATTGCCGGCCGAGGATCTTGTCACCGCGGTCTTCCGGCGGCGACCCCGCAGCACGGCGCACGTCCTGCGGGTGTGCGGCGCGGCGACAGAGTACGCGGCGCTGCTCATCGGCGACGACGCGCGCCTGTGGCTCGAGCAGCGGCCGGTGCCAACTGGCTTCGTCACGCGCCTGGCGCCGGTGCGCGGCGCGGACGAAATCCCGGCGCTGCTCAACGATACCCAACCTTGATTGCGGGGCCGTGCTCAGTCGACGCGTAGCCAAGTCGGGGCTAGTTCGTTACGCTCTGGGATCAACGGCTGCGACCCACGCGCCTCGCCGCCGGACAAGGAAGGAGACTGCATGTCACTGTTGGTCACGGGCTCGATCGGCATCGACACCGTGGAGACACCGCGCGGCCGCGCGGAGGACGCCCTGGGTGGCTCGGCGGTGTATTTCGCGCTGGCGGCATCGCTGTTCACGCCGGTGCGCATGGTCGGCGTGGTCGGCGAGGACTTCGACCTGGGCCGCCTGAAGCCGCTGGCGGACCGTGGGGTCGACACGCGCGGCGTCGAGGTGCGCCAGGGGGCGCGGACCTTTCGCTGGCATGGCAAGTACGTCGGCGCGATGAACGAAGCCGAGACGGTCGACGTGCGGCTGAACGTGCTCGCCGAGCGCGGCGCACCGCTGCCGCCGGAGTTCGCCGACAGCCGGTTCGTGTTCCTGGCGAACACGCATCCCGCGTTGCAGCGGGAGTTCGCCCGGCGGTTGTCGCACGCCGAGCTGCTCGTGTGCGACACGATGAACCTGTGGATCGAGAACGAGCCGCACGAGCTGCACAAGACGCTGTCGATCGTGCACGGCCTGGTGCTGAATGAGGGCGAGGCCCGGCTGCTCACGCAGAAGACGAACCTGGTGACGGCCGGCCGCGAGATTCTGAAGCTCGGCCCGCGCTTCGTGATCATCAAGAAGGGCGAGCACGGCAGCATGCTCGTGTCGCAGGACGACCTGTTCCTGATGCCGCCGTATCCGACCGAGAACGTCGTGGACCCGACCGGTTGCGGCGACAGCTTCGCCGGCGGGACCATGGGCTATATCGCGGCGCAGGGGCGCTGTGACCGGGCGACGCTGCGGGCGGCGATGGCCCGCGGGTCAGTCGTTGGCTCGTATGTCCTGGAGTCGTTCTCGATCGAGGCGCTCAAGCGCATCACGGCGGCCGACGTGGACAAGCGGCTCGACGACCTGCGCGCGCTGGCGCGCTTCGAGTAGTGCACCATCCGGGAGGCACACCCGTGCGCACCTTTGTCGCGATTGACTTGGACCCAGCGGTGCGGCGGCCGCTGATCAAGTTGCTGCGGAGTGACCTGCCACCGGACCGCGAGGTGCGCTGGTGCGCCGAGCACCAGTTGCACGTCACGCTGAAATTCCTCGGTGAAGTGCGCGATACGCAGATCGCCGCGGTCTGCGACGCGGTGCGGGCCGCCAGCGCGCAGCTCGAGCCGTTTCCACTGCGCATCCGAGGGCTCGGCTGCTTCCCGGGGCCGCGCAACCCGCGCGTGCTGTGGTGCGGGGTCGATGACCCGACGGGGAGCTGCCGTCAATGGGTCGAAGCCGCCGACCCGCTCTTTAGCAAGCTGGGCTTCCCGCCGGAGGGCCGGGCCTTCACGCCGCACATCACGCTGGGGCGCAGCCGCTCGACGGCCGGCGGACGCGTATTCCAGCGGGTGCTCGAGACCGTCGCGCCGCCGGAGACCGACGAGATGACCGTGGACCGCGTGGTGGTGTTCGAGAGCCGGTTGTTGCCGAGTGGTGCCCAGTATCACCCGATGGCCACGGTAGACCTTGGTCCATAGCGCTCCGTGTCAGGGGCACACGATCGGCAGCGAATTCGTCGTCAGCAGCGTGACGAACGGATTGATGTCGCCGAAGCTTGGATACACGCCGTTGCCGTCGAGGTCGCCGTTCCGCGGATCGCACGCCGGGTACATCGTCAGCCATGCCGGGTGGTTGGACAGGTACAGCACGAAGGCGTTGATATCGACGAAGTTGACCTGGTCATCGCAGTTCAGGTCGCCGGGGCACGTGGTTGCGCTGACGACGATCGTCACGCTCTGCGGCGCGTAGACAACCCCGAATTGCACGCCCGGAATCCCGGTCGGCAGATTCACGACGTCGAACTGTGTTCCGGCAAGTGCACCGGTGAGGACGACGAAACTGTCGCCCGCGACCGGGACGAAGTCATTGGCAA
The sequence above is drawn from the Phycisphaerae bacterium genome and encodes:
- the thpR gene encoding RNA 2',3'-cyclic phosphodiesterase; its protein translation is MRTFVAIDLDPAVRRPLIKLLRSDLPPDREVRWCAEHQLHVTLKFLGEVRDTQIAAVCDAVRAASAQLEPFPLRIRGLGCFPGPRNPRVLWCGVDDPTGSCRQWVEAADPLFSKLGFPPEGRAFTPHITLGRSRSTAGGRVFQRVLETVAPPETDEMTVDRVVVFESRLLPSGAQYHPMATVDLGP